A window of Ptychodera flava strain L36383 chromosome 1, AS_Pfla_20210202, whole genome shotgun sequence contains these coding sequences:
- the LOC139140949 gene encoding amiloride-sensitive sodium channel subunit beta-like, translated as MFNAVNNDVGLKTNRPGMTHGLTLELYINQNNYVPDITETAGIRVAVDPQQIVPFPEDNGISVSPGYSTEIGLRLVKIERQPDPYGDCIDVNNIPNKYYKNNIYMNRFNVGYSVASCEKSCYQDTLIKNCTCYDADYPPTDEGKEQAIHPCNILSNYTERHCYEHVNALFDADKLGCDCPLPCQEKSYLKSMSFSKWPAVHYQDKLREKVARRLPRSKDSEDMMEWTRDNVVRIQIYFEELNYQSIKENPAYTEFELCSDIGGQLGLWIGVSMITLFEIFEFLATIASLLSRRFFSAAVMAQSRGVTPVQKIALNDL; from the exons ATGTTCAACGCAGTGAATAACGACGTCGGGCTGAAAACAAACAGACCTGGGATGACGCACG GGCTAACATTAGAActttacatcaatcaaaataACTACGTCCCGGATATCACAGAGACTGCTGGGATACGAGTGGCTGTTGATCCCCAACAAATAGTTCCTTTCCCAGAGGACAATGGGATATCAGTATCACCAGGCTATTCAACTGAAATAGGACTACGGCTG GTCAAAATAGAACGACAGCCCGATCCATACGGTGATTGTATCGACGTTAATAATATTCCGAATAAATACTACAAGAACAACATCTACATGAACAGATTCAACGTGGGTTATTCCGTCGCG TCATGTGAGAAGAGCTGTTATCAGGACACATTGATCAAGAATTGTACTTGTTATGACGCTGATTACCCGCCGACCGACGAAGGGAAGGAGCAGGCAATACATCCATGCAATATTCTTTCAAATTACACGG AAAGACATTGCTACGAGCATGTCAATGCTTTATTCGATGCGGATAAACTTGGGTGCGACTGCCCTCTACCGTGCCA AGAGAAGTCATATCTTAAATCGATgagtttttcaaaatggccggcagTGCATTATCAG GACAAACTCAGGGAAAAGGTAGCAAGACGGTTGCCAAGGTCAAAGGATTCAGAGGACATGATGGAATGGACACG GGATAACGTGGTGAGGATACAAATATACTTCGAAGAATTGAATTACCAATCAATTAAGGAGAACCCGGCCTATACG gAATTCGAGTTATGCAGTGACATCGGCGGCCAACTCGGACTTTGGATCGGCGTCTCCATGAtaacactttttgaaattttcgaatTCCTTGCTACCATTGCGTCTCTGCTTTCCAGAAGATTCTTTAGTGCTGCCGTGATGGCGCAGTCAAGGGGTGTCACCCCCGTACAGAAGATTGCGCTAAATGATCTTTAA